In one Plasmodium reichenowi strain SY57 chromosome 7, whole genome shotgun sequence genomic region, the following are encoded:
- a CDS encoding O-sialoglycoprotein endopeptidase, putative, producing the protein MSEGSDARIYRCTFIKKEAVKKVIYRKYYRHKKIDTKIRKLRVSNEIKFTKKLASLNIDVPYIYFVDAKEKSLYFEYVKGCTINFILKNLKEYEPKIPICVGMVLAKIHNGNIIHGDYTTSNLILRNSFIQQNNLLDLKNNNSPYNISDLENIKLCVIDFGLSFLSSSIEDKAVDLFVLLKTIKSFHSEFPSLEEDILEGYKMKSDNVNEIFTKLEIVKQRGRKRPMVG; encoded by the exons ATGTCTGAAGGATCTGATGCT AGGATCTATCGATGCACGtttattaaaaaggaaGCAGTGAAAAAAGTTATTTACAGAAAATATTACagacataaaaaaattgataCGAAAATAAGGAAATTAAGAGTATCTAATGAAATTAAgtttacaaaaaaattagctagtttaaatattgatgttccatatatttattttgtcGATGCTAAAGAAAAAAGTTTATATTTCGAGTATGTGAAAGGATGTACcataaattttatattaaaaaatttaaaagaatatgaaCCAAAAATACCTATATGTGTAGGTATGGTGTTAGCAAAAATACATAATggtaatataatacatgGAGATTATACTACCTcaaatttaattttaagaAATTCTTTTATTCAACAAAATAATCTATTAGACttaaagaataataattctcCATATAATATTAGTGACTTGGAAAATATCAAATTGTGTGTTATAGATTTCGGATTATCCTTTTTATCCTCATCAATAGAA GATAAAGCTGTCGATTTGTTTGTTCTATTAAAGACCATCAAAAGTTTTCATAGTGAATTTCCCTCCTTG GAGGAGGATATTCTTGAAGGATACAAAATGAAGTCTGACAATGTTAACgaaatatttacaaaattaGAAATAG TTAAACAAAGGGGAAGAAAAAGACCTATGGTTGGATga
- a CDS encoding heat shock protein 90, translated as MSTETFAFNADIRQLMSLIINTFYSNKEIFLRELISNASDALDKIRYESITDTQKLSAEPEFFIRIIPDKTNNTLTIEDSGIGMTKNDLINNLGTIARSGTKAFMEAIQASGDISMIGQFGVGFYSAYLVADHVVVISKNNDDEQYVWESAAGGSFTVTKDETNEKLGRGTKIILHLKEDQLEYLEEKRIKDLVKKHSEFISFPIKLYCERQNEKEITASEEEEEEEEEKSKENKTGEDKNVDESKEENEDEEKKEDNEEDDNKTDHPKVEDVTEELENAEKKKKEKRKKKIHTVEHEWEELNKQKPLWMRKPEEVTNEEYASFYKSLTNDWEDHLAVKHFSVEGQLEFKALLFIPKRAPFDMFENRKKRNNIKLYVRRVFIMDDCEEIIPEWLNFVKGVVDSEDLPLNISRESLQQNKILKVIKKNLIKKCLDMFSELAENKENYKKFYEQFSKNLKLGIHEDNANRTKITELLRFQTSKSGDEMIGLKEYVDRMKENQKDIYYITGESINAVSNSPFLEALTKKGFEVIYMVDPIDEYAVQQLKDFDGKKLKCCTKEGLDIDDSEEAKKDFETLKAEYEGLCKVIKDVLHEKVEKVVVGQRITDSPCVLVTSEFGWSANMERIMKAQALRDNSMTSYMLSKKIMEINARHPIISALKQKADADKSDKTVKDLIWLLFDTSLLTSGFALEEPTTFSKRIHRMIKLGLSIDEEENNDIDLPPLEETVDATDSKMEEVD; from the exons ATGTCAACGGAAACATTCGCATTTAATGCCGACATCAGGCAGTTGATGAGTTTAATTATCAACACTTTTTACAGTAacaaagaaatatttttaagaGAATTGATTAGTAATGCTAGTGATGCCTTAGATAAAATAAGATATGAATCCATTACAGACACCCAGAAATTATCTGCTGAGCctgaattttttattcGAATTATTCCTGACAAAACGAACAATACTTTAACCATCGAAGATTCAGGTATTGGTATGAcaaaaaatgatttaatTAATAACCTTGGTACTATTGCAAGATCAGGAACCAAAGCTTTTATGGAAGCCATACAAGCCAGTGGAGATATTTCTATGATTGGTCAATTTGGTGTTGGTTTCTATTCAGCCTACTTAGTTGCTGATCATGTTGTTGTTATCTCcaaaaataatgatgatgaacAATATGTTTGGGAATCTGCTGCAGGTGGCTCTTTCACGGTTACTAAGGATGAAACCAATGAGAAACTTGGAAGAGGTACGAAAATTATTCTTCACTTAAAAGAAGACCAATTAGAATATCTTGAAGAAAAACGTATCAAAGATTTAGTTAAGAAACACTCTGAATTTATCTCTTTCCCAATCAAGTTATATTGTGAAAGGCAGAATGAGAAGGAAATCACCGCATCtgaagaagaagaagaagaagaagagGAAAAATCTaaagaaaacaaaacaGGCGAAGACAAAAATGTTGATGAAAgtaaagaagaaaatgaagatgaagaaaaaaaagaagataaCGAAGAAGATGATAACAAAACTGATCATCCAAAAGTTGAAGATGTTACCGAAGAATTAGAAAATgctgaaaaaaaaaaaaaagaaaaaagaaaaaaaaaaatacacaCAGTTGAACATGAATGGgaagaattaaataaacaaaaacCATTATGGATGAGAAAACCAGAAGAAGTTACTAATGAAGAATATGCAAGCTTCTATAAATCATTAACAAATGATTGGGAAGATCATTTAGCTGTTAAACATTTCTCTGTTGAAGGACAATTAGAATTTAAAgctttattatttataccAAAAAGAGCACCTTTTGATATGTTTgaaaatagaaaaaaaagaaataatatcaAATTATATGTAAGAAGAGTTTTTATTATGGATGATTGTGAAGAAATTATTCCAGAATGGTTAAATTTTGTTAAGGGTGTTGTCGATTCAGAAGATTTACCACTTAATATTTCAAGAGAATCATTacaacaaaataaaatacttAAGGTTATCAAAAAAAACCTTATCAAAAAATGTTTAGATATGTTCTCAGAATTAGCTGAAAATAAGGAAAACTACAAAAAGTTTTATGAACAATTTAGCAAAAACTTAAAGTTGGGTATCCACGAGGATAACGCAAATCGTACAAAG ATCACCGAATTGCTACGATTCCAAACCTCAAAATCAGGAGACGAAATGATCGGATTAAAAGAATACGTAGACAGAATGAAGGAAAACCAAAAAGATATTTACTATATCACCGGTGAATCCATCAATGCTGTTTCTAACTCTCCATTCTTAGAAGCTTTGACCAAAAAAGGATTCGAAGTTATTTATATGGTTGATCCTATTGATGAATATGCAGTACAACAATTAAAAGATTTTGATGGTAAGAAATTGAAATGTTGTACTAAAGAAGGTTTAGATATTGATGATTCAGAAGAAGCCAAAAAAGATTTCGAAACCTTGAAAGCTGAATATGAAGGATTATGCAAAGTTATTAAAGACGTATTACACGAGAAAGTTGAAAAAGTTGTTGTAGGACAAAGAATTACAGATTCTCCATGTGTATTAGTCACATCAGAATTTGGATGGTCCGCAAACATGGAAAGAATTATGAAAGCTCAAGCATTAAGAGATAATTCTATGACTAGCTATATGTTATCCAAAAAAATCATGGAAATCAATGCTCGTCACCCAATTATATCAGcattaaaacaaaaagcTGATGCAGATAAGTCAGATAAAACGGTTAAAGATTTAATCTGGTTATTATTTGATACCTCTTTATTAACATCTGGTTTTGCTCTTGAAGAACCAACTACCTTTTCTAAAAGAATACACAGAATGATTAAATTAGGTTTATCCAtagatgaagaagaaaacAATGATATCGATTTACCACCACTTGAAGAAACTGTAGATGCAACCGATTCTAAAATGGAAGAAGTTGACTAA
- a CDS encoding heat shock protein 86 family protein gives MISDVSNIKEEESYSSKNDEYISKEKKESLAASHKNDEREETVEEKEVKDVDKKHLELKEKLKMWRSSVSKQNDSMNKNEIVQLAKMSDKEKTREEIKKRLEKYKREHKIYDGNESENDEEHDNKYFKNKNNLICESKNEDINKHYSKKKNNNNKSTSNSYSKNNSIKYNDKKYYPSKSIDSNNNSLSNKRGYSHYKRKEKHSSSNNSYMDYHKDKRRNNINRRRKSYSYSSSSSLNEEKKKKKKKISNIIIKGDSNSNSNSNSTRNSIRKSYNSNNKNRRKSRSYDSYNDNSSYKRSKLKKSYKYDKHTQSKYNNNNNNNDRRKFKYYHDDDLNNKQMKKHSDHIHHYNQAETDKYSKYLYNNITKERIDKKYHRVPLGYHTTKESWNNYTNWLQKKNDYRFSLPFDENKIFRKSSSLSPTTWENFVSLSEEDEKEVKEVKSGNEPKHREKKKKKEKRKNHRSSSDDSESISLSCTSDEKNSNKSSSRSVEKVKKDIDKKKKREEEKKHKHKHKHKHKHKHKHKHKHNEKRKSNDKSKDKSKDKYKDKYKDKYKDKSKDESHRKKKKEHKSKDRRKHKKKEKKKKEKDKKNKHHSEESSSNTYNRNKTKNESDESSNEEGSSTSATSLSFLCEGYDSLDNNKYFMNNYKLKKDKDEEEEDEEKEVNNNKKLIKKNNNHLSDISQNSKEDSDKNKEKKKIKEKEKIKRKEKLDEEEYTENNIDDKNYTYKRNDEMNDIESDNSSDNESIGPKPLDVNVKLATKQIDYGVAMMPGEGQAIAQFVQKGKRIPRRGEVGLSAEAIENFESLGYVMSGSRHKRMNAIRMRKENQVYSAEEQRALAMYNYEERANRENALINDLKEILRKQNESILSNEKNE, from the coding sequence ATGATTAGTGATGTGTCgaatataaaagaagagGAATCATATTCTTCGAAAAACgatgaatatatttcaaaggaaaaaaaagaatcCTTAGCAGCTAGCCATAAAAATGACGAAAGGGAAGAAACTgtagaagaaaaagaagtAAAAGATGTAGACAAAAAACACTTGGAACTTAAAgagaaattaaaaatgtgGAGGAGTAGTGTTTCTAAACAAAATGATAgtatgaataaaaatgaaattgTCCAACTAGCTAAAATGAgtgataaagaaaaaactagagaagaaattaaaaaaagattagaaaaatataaaagagAACATAAAATTTATGATGGCAATGAGTCGgaaaatgatgaagaacatgataataaatatttcaaaaataaaaataatttgatATGTGAATCGAAAAATGAGGATATTAATAAAcattattcaaaaaaaaaaaataataataataaaagtacAAGTAATAGctattcaaaaaataatagtataaaatataatgataaaaaatattatccAAGTAAAAGTATTGATAGTAACAATAATAGTCTTAGTAATAAAAGGGGATATAGTCATtacaaaagaaaagaaaaacattCATCGAGTAATAATAGTTATATGGATTACCATAAGGATAAAAGgagaaataatattaacagAAGAAGAAAATCGTATAGCTATTCATCTAGTTCTAGTTTGAATGAagagaagaaaaaaaaaaaaaaaaagataagtaacattataattaaagGTGATAGCAatagtaatagtaatagtaatagtaCTCGTAATAGTATTCGTAAAAGttataatagtaataataagaatCGTAGGAAGAGTCGCTCGTATGATTCGTATAATGATAATTCATCGTATAAAAGAagtaaattaaaaaaatcatataaatatgataagCATACACAAtctaaatataataataataataataataatgatcGTCGTAAATTCAAATATTATCATGATGAcgatttaaataataaacagATGAAAAAGCACAGTGATCATATACATCATTATAATCAAGCAGAAACAGataaatattcaaaatatttatataacaatataacaaaagaaagaatcgataaaaaatatcataGAGTACCTTTAGGATATCATACTACAAAAGAATCATGGAATAATTACACAAACTGgttacaaaaaaaaaatgattataGATTTAGTTTACCTtttgatgaaaataaaatatttagaAAGTCTAGTTCTCTATCTCCAACAACGTGGGAAAATTTTGTTAGTCTCTCTGAAGAAGACGAAAAAGAAGTAAAAGAAGTAAAATCAGGAAATGAACCAAAACAtagggaaaaaaaaaaaaaaaaggaaaaacGAAAAAATCATCGCTCATCATCAGATGATTCTGAATCCATTTCCCTGTCGTGCACATctgatgaaaaaaattctaATAAAAGTTCAAGTCGCAGTGTTGAAAAAGTCAAAAAAgatatagataaaaaaaaaaagcgtgaagaagaaaaaaaacataaacaTAAACACAAACATAAACACAAACATAAACACAAACACAAGCACAAACATAATGAAAAACGCAAATCCAATGATAAATCCAAAGATAAATCCAAAGATAAATACAAAGATAAATACAAAGATAAATACAAAGATAAATCCAAAGATGAATCCCATagaaagaagaaaaaagaacatAAATCAAAAGATAGAAGAAagcataaaaaaaaagaaaagaaaaagaaagaaaaagacaaaaaaaataaacatcATTCGGAAGAATCATCTTCAAATACCTACAATAgaaataaaacaaaaaacGAATCTGATGAATCCTCAAATGAAGAAGGATCCTCTACTTCAGCAACATCCTTATCCTTTCTATGCGAAGGATATGACTCattagataataataaatattttatgaataattataaattaaaaaaagacaaagacgaagaagaagaagacGAAGAAAAAGAggttaataataataaaaagttaataaagaaaaacaatAACCATTTAAGTGACATCAGTCAAAATAGTAAAGAAGATTcagataaaaataaagagaagaagaaaataaaggaaaaggaaaaaattaaaagaaaagaaaaattagatgaagaagaatatacagaaaataatattgatgataaaaattatacatataaaagGAATGACGAAATGAATGATATCGAGTCAGATAATTCATCAGACAATGAAAGTATAGGTCCTAAACCATTAGATGTAAATGTAAAGCTAGCTACAAAACAAATAGATTATGGTGTTGCCATGATGCCTGGAGAAGGACAAGCAATAGCTCAGTTTGTTCAAAAAGGTAAGAGAATACCAAGAAGAGGAGAAGTTGGTTTATCTGCTGAAGCTATCGAAAATTTTGAAAGCCTTGGTTACGTTATGAGTGGTTCAAGGCATAAAAGAATGAACGCTATTCGTATGAGAAAAGAAAACCAAGTATATAGTGCAGAAGAACAAAGAGCATTAGCtatgtataattatgaaGAGAGAGCCAATAGAGAAAATGCCTTGATTAATgatttaaaagaaatattaaggaaacaaaatgaaagtatattatcaaatgagaaaaatgaataa
- a CDS encoding inner membrane complex protein 1d, putative → IKNYVHKGDTHLVKLYEDFKNKKDKKVKMKNEYMTKLKNLNILNMINNKKKENECGVNKNNIVHFNLFNENEDVTPKIETVYMPKLEKNIEVISHLKENVNVDYTYMVPKPVVIPIEVPILKFRDHFKIIPIRKKIIPVIKYTDNIIYVDCCVEKPYIVYENVIIPVPCDIPIEQKKYIDKVPPI, encoded by the coding sequence aattaaaaattatgttcATAAGGGTGATACCCATCTTGTGAAACTTTATGAAGATTTTAAGAACAAGAAAGataaaaaagtaaaaatgaaaaatgaGTATATgacaaaattaaaaaatttgaatattttaaatatgattaataataagaagaaagaaaatgaatgtggtgtaaataaaaataacattgttcattttaatttatttaacGAAAATGAAGATGTAACACCAAAAATAGAAACGGTGTATATGCCAAAgttagaaaaaaatatagaagTAATAAGTcatttaaaagaaaatgttAATGTTGACTATACATATATGGTACCAAAACCAGTAGTTATTCCTATTGAAGTTCCTATATTAAAGTTTCGTGatcattttaaaataataccgataagaaaaaaaataataccagttataaaatacactgataatattatttatgtggATTGTTGTGTGGAAAAACCATACATCGTTTACGAAAACGTGATCATACCTGTTCCTTGTGATATTCCTATTGaacaaaagaaatatattgaCAAGGTACCACCTATATAA
- a CDS encoding Cg8 protein, whose protein sequence is MLLHQNLRKEGNNIFFYLNKQNGKNIFRRYVASQPLGINIPDPPPREYLPNGEPKTYRLNQRYYNHKYDWERWTLRPAGVFHTYVYGEFAKDHKPLLAWLLQYPIPLAFIPYFLFAFGLSFAFHHISYLGIKPKRFTVEWVEANKERERAENTNPITRYLDRRRKERGPHWILEDFLPSHPCYLHMSKYHHDTELLRKMEEEAAEKEAESEEQEEEEDITESEDDDN, encoded by the coding sequence ATGTTATTACATCAAAATTTACGAAAGGAGGGTAATAacatctttttttatttaaataaacaaaatggtaaaaatatttttagaAGATATGTTGCATCTCAACCTTTAGGAATAAATATACCTGACCCACCTCCAAGAGAATATTTACCAAATGGTGAACCCAAAACATATAGATTAAATCAAagatattataatcataagTACGATTGGGAAAGATGGACATTAAGACCAGCAGGAGTTTTTCATACTTATGTCTATGGAGAATTTGCAAAAGATCATAAACCTTTATTAGCATGGTTACTTCAGTATCCAATTCCTTTAGCGTTCattccttattttttatttgcCTTTGGATTATCTTTTGCATTTCACCATATTTCATACCTTGGTATAAAACCCAAAAGATTTACAGTAGAATGGGTAGAAGCTAATAAGGAAAGAGAAAGAGCAGAAAATACTAACCCAATTACAAGATATCTTGATAGAAGACGAAAGGAAAGAGGACCCCATTGGATACTCGAGGACTTTCTACCAAGTCATCCATGTTATTTACATATGAGTAAATATCATCACGATACAGAACTTCTACGGAAAATGGAAGAAGAAGCTGCAGAAAAAGAAGCAGAAAGTGAAGAGCAAGAGGAAGAAGAAGATATAACTGAATCGGAGGATGACGAcaattaa
- a CDS encoding heat shock protein 110, putative has product MSVLGIDIGNDNSVVATINKGAINVVRNDISERLTPTLVGFTEKERLIGDSALSKLKSNYKNTCRNIKNLIGKIGTDVKDDIEIHEAYGDLIPCEYNYLGYEVEYKNEKVVFSAVRVLSALLSHLIKMAEKYIGKECKEIVLSYPPTFTNCQKECLLAATKIINANVLRIISDNTAVALDYGMYRMKEFKEDNGSLLVFVNIGYANTCVCVARFFSNKCEILCDIADSNLGGRNLDNELIKYITNIFVNNYKMNPLYKNNTSELCPMGTGRLDKFLVTSTASDEQNGINNKVRIKLQEVAIKTKKVLSANNEASIHVECLYEDLDCQGSIDRETFEELCSNFFLTKLKHLLDTAICISKVNIQDIHSIEVLGGSTRVPFIQNYLQQYFQKPLSKTLIADESIARGCVLSAAMVSKHYKVKEYECVEKVTHPINVEWHNINDASKSNVEKLYTRDSLKKKVKKIVIPEKGHIKLTAYYENTPDLPSNCIKELGSCIVKINEKNDKIVESHVMTTFSNYDTFTFLGAQTVSKSVIKSKDEKKKGDDKTEDKGEKKDAKDQEQNDDKDETNDNNMNEKDSNDKTEKKNNETNSPNKTELKKGEEGKVQTCYTTIPIETLLAQGSYSSKDIFNFSEQEINMQHSDILEGERLKHLNELETIIYESRSRLNGIYKNFVMDDERDRILLSLDDYENWLYDNIEENKNMFIKKKEEIRDLIKNIVQRYDVYNSKQQNLGNIINHLNNIITQCSNKPSDESQNIINRTTKFLNNINSLQEQEKNKPLYEPPVYTLNDIEAEFNEVTQLAQKFFSKLEVEELAKQKAKQEKEKEKEKEKEKEKEKNEETNLDANDEQNNEAKNNEEKENSTKNENSANPEE; this is encoded by the coding sequence ATGTCAGTTTTGGGTATAGATATAGGAAATGATAATTCTGTTGTAGCTACTATTAATAAAGGTGCTATAAATGTTGTGAGGAATGACATATCCGAAAGGTTAACCCCGACATTAGTTGGTTTCACCGAAAAAGAAAGATTAATCGGTGATAGTGCTTTATCTAAATTGAAATCGAATTATAAGAATACATGTaggaatataaaaaatttgatAGGTAAAATAGGAACAGATGTAAAAGATGATATAGAAATACATGAAGCATATGGTGATTTAATACCATGTGAATATAATTACTTAGGTTATGAAgttgaatataaaaatgagaAAGTTGTATTTAGTGCTGTTCGTGTTTTATCAGCTTTATTATCCCATTTGATTAAAATGGctgaaaaatatataggAAAGGAATGTAAAGAAATTGTCTTATCATATCCTCCAACATTTACAAATTGTCAAAAAGAATGTTTATTAGCTGCAActaaaattattaatgCTAATGTTTTGAGAATTATTAGTGACAACACAGCTGTTGCTTTAGATTATGGAATGTACAGAATGAAAGAATTCAAAGAAGATAATGGATCCTTACTAGTTTTTGTTAACATTGGTTATGCAAATACTTGTGTATGTGTTGCTCGTTTTTTCTCTAATAAATGTGAGATATTATGTGATATTGCTGATTCAAATTTAGGTGGTAGAAATTTAGATAATGAacttattaaatatattacaaatatatttgttaataattataaaatgaatccattatataaaaacaatacTTCTGAATTATGCCCAATGGGTACTGGTAGGTTAGATAAGTTTTTAGTAACATCTACAGCTTCTGATGAACAAAATggtattaataataaagtaCGTATTAAATTACAAGAAGTTGCtataaaaacaaagaaAGTTCTTTCAGCAAATAATGAAGCGTCTATACATGTTGAATGCTTATATGAAGATTTAGATTGTCAAGGCTCCATTGATAGAGAAACCTTTGAAGAATTGTGTTCAAACTTCTTCTtaacaaaattaaaacatCTTCTAGATACTGCTATTTGTATTAGTAAAGTAAACATACAAGATATACATTCTATTGAAGTTTTGGGTGGATCTACAAGAGTTCCATTTattcaaaattatttacaaCAATATTTTCAGAAACCATTATCTAAGACACTTATAGCAGATGAATCTATAGCAAGAGGTTGTGTACTATCAGCTGCTATGGTTAGTAAACATTATAAAGTAAAAGAATATGAATGTGTAGAAAAGGTTACACATCCCATTAATGTGGAATGgcataatattaatgacGCATCTAAAAGTAATgtagaaaaattatatacaagagattctttaaaaaagaaagttAAGAAAATTGTTATCCCAGAAAAAGGACACATTAAACTTACAGcttattatgaaaatacaCCAGATTTACCATCGAATTGTATAAAAGAATTAGGCTCATGTATtgttaaaataaatgaaaagaatGATAAAATTGTTGAATCCCATGTTATGACCACCTTTTCAAATTATGATACATTCACATTTTTAGGTGCACAGACAGTAAGCAAGTCTGTTATTAAGTCCAaggatgaaaaaaaaaaaggagaTGACAAAACGGAGGATAAgggagaaaaaaaagatgcAAAAGATCAAGAacaaaatgatgataaagaTGAAACAAATGATAATAACATGAATGAGAAAGATAGTAATGATaaaacagaaaaaaaaaataatgaaacaAACTCACCAAATAAAAcagaattaaaaaaaggtGAAGAAGGAAAAGTACAAACATGTTATACAACAATACCTATTGAAACATTATTAGCTCAAGGATCTTATAGTTCTAAAGATATATTCAATTTTAGTGAACAAGAAATTAATATGCAACATAGTGATATATTAGAAGGAGAACGATTAAAACATCTTAATGAACTAGAaactattatatatgaaagTAGAAGTAGACTTAatggtatatataaaaattttgttaTGGATGATGAAAGAGATCGTATTTTACTTTCCTTAGATGATTATGAAAATTGgttatatgataatatagaagaaaataaaaatatgtttattaaaaaaaaagaagaaattagagatcttataaaaaatattgtacAAAGATATGatgtatataattcaaAACAACAAAATCTGggaaatataattaatcatcttaataatatcataaCACAATGTTCAAATAAACCATCTGATGAAAgtcaaaatattataaatagaACAACGAAATtcttaaataatattaattctttacaagaacaagaaaaaaataaaccACTATACGAACCACCTGTATATACACTTAATGATATTGAAGCAGAATTTAATGAAGTCACACAACTCGCTCAAAAATTCTTTTCAAAACTTGAAGTAGAAGAACTCGCTAAACAAAAGGCAAAGcaagaaaaggaaaaggaaaaagaaaaagaaaaagagaaagaaaaggaaaaaaatgaagagaCAAACTTGGATGCAAATgatgaacaaaataatgaagcaaaaaataatgaagaaaaggaaaacTCAACAAAAAATGAGAATTCAGCTAATCCAGaggaataa
- a CDS encoding Cg3 protein, whose protein sequence is MNKLLLNNLNKICNKKKNGYNNFNVLFNIRSIVYTSRNYKKRKNIFYKSFIRNDYNSMSNKVEDENDNKKKSKKKNIFLTWKCLGINLSLTIPALYLYLYLLQYEKNKKKGFGKTTMESIGKPLIGGDFTLINHHGNIVTNKSFKNKFCLIYFGFTYCPDICPQELEKQTIVIEKIHKKYGDIITPIFISVDPQRDTVAQINYYCKSFSPKLIGLTGTKELIKHVAKLFRVYYNENVTDVNYPKENESISINNKYNYLIDHSIIHYLLDTNGNFLDFFGKNTTTSEMVDKISEYIDDHMNKHKDYPKNTISIQA, encoded by the coding sequence atgaataagCTGCTTTTAAATAACTTAAAcaaaatatgtaataaaaaaaaaaatggatataacaattttaatgtattatttaatataagaAGTATTGTTTATACTAGtagaaattataaaaaaaggaaaaatatattttataaaagttttataagaaatgattataatagTATGAGTAATAAAGTTGAGgatgaaaatgataataaaaaaaagtcgaaaaagaaaaatatttttttaacatgGAAATGTTTAGGTATTAATTTATCATTAACCATACCAgcattatatttatatttatatttattacaatatgagaaaaataaaaaaaaaggtttTGGAAAAACTACAATGGAAAGTATAGGAAAACCATTAATAGGTGGTGATTTTACTTTAATAAATCATCATGGTAATATTGTTACAAAtaaatcttttaaaaataaattctgtttaatttattttggTTTTACATATTGTCCTGATATATGTCCACAAGAATTAGAAAAGCAAACTATAGTAATAGAAAAgatacataaaaaatatggagatataataacacctatatttatatctgTAGATCCACAAAGAGATACGGTTGcacaaataaattattattgtaaaTCGTTTAGTCCGAAACTAATTGGATTAACTGGTACaaaagaattaataaaaCACGTTGCTAAATTATTTCGtgtttattataatgaaaacGTTACAGATGTAAATTATCCAAAAGAAAACGAATCTATatctataaataataaatataattatctaATTGATCATTCTATAATCCATTATCTATTAGATACTAATGGTAATTTTCTTGATTTTTTTGGAAAAAATACAACGACTAGCGAAATGGTCGATAAAATATCTGAGTATATAGATGACCACATGAATAAACATAAGGATTATCCCAAAAATACAATTAGCATACAagcataa